AGTTTGAGCAGGTTCATAAAATGCTCAACCGGAAAATCTACAATTTGGATCGTTTTTGTAAGTGACCCTAAAATACGGAATCAGTATTTACAATGCTTTGGGAGGTTTTTTGTTGCATATTGCGCATTTTTGAGGTTTAAGGCATACAAATTTTCGGAATGGATCAGTTTATTAGTGCTATTTTGTATTCCAGAAACATACACAAGCCCAGTAGTCGCTGGCCGGTTCAATATTTCTTTTTCGTTCTTTTTATTTTCGTAATATAAATGCATGTTATATCCACATATTATAGCTGGTACAAAAATTCCCTTAACACCAGTGCACTCATTATATTATAGCCCTCTTTGTTTTTCTTCAGGAATCTGTGCATTTTATTGTCTCCCTGGATGTATAAAACCCCATCCATGATTGCTATTTTTATGGCTTTAACTCGCTTGGCTTTAAGCGTGCTTATACCATCAGCAAATTGTGCATCTTGATGGCTGCCAAAATCAGTCAAGAATTTTGCTTCACCAATAACATACCGGCCATTAAATCGTGCAACAAAATCAAGACCTTTTTCGCGAGTATAACTCAGATGCTCTTTTGCAAAGTTCTTAGACCCGTTGTCTGATGCATCTAATAGGGCATTACCTTTTGATTCTAAAAATTCATCATAGGGCAATAGATCAACCCCGAGTGTTTTTTTGCTTAACCACTCTTTAAATTTTTGACCCATTTGGCGGTTTGTTTCTTTTGGTTCGGAACATTTATCGAAAAGTGCGTTGATACCTATATCATAAAGACGGCCGCACAAGCGGTTAACGGTTGCTGGGTTTCTCGCGATTGAAGAAGGGTCTCTTTTGAGATATGCAACGTAAGAGTCTTTTATTGGGAAAAGTTCTAAATCTAAAAGGCGTTTTATTAACTCCGTGTTGTTCCTATTTTGAAAAGCTTTCTCAACAGCATCCCAGGAATCTTTGTTAATGTCTCTGATGCCTTCAGGTATTATCGGATATACTTTATATAAGTCATCTAAATAGTTCCTTTGGCTTGCATATTCAATACTAAGCTCTGTCCAGCGGTTCACTATGAAAGGGTAACAATACTACGTTCATGCCTTGAGCCCCCCGGTCGTGTAGCCCAGCTATCGCTCTGCCGGCGGTAATCAGATCTCCCGCGGCGGAACCAGCACCTGCCCGTAATAGAACTTAATGGCGCTCAGTGCTTGGGTCCGGTAGCTTTTGGATGCGCCCTTCTCGCCGCTTAGGTATTCCAGGTAAGCCTTGATTTCCGCCGGGCCCAACTCCTGGGGCGGCCGGTGCCCGGTATGAGCCAGCATCAGGTTAAAATGGGACACATAGACCCGGATGGTGGCCTCGCTGTAATTGCGCTGGCGGAGCAGTTCCAGGTATTCCGGCGGCAAAGCCGGGCTTTGGACCGAGGATCGCCGGGTGCGCCGGCCGGCTGGCCGGGACCCGTCAGTGTGTCGTTTGACCCGCCGGTTGGGCGGGGACGCGTCGGTTACCTCGGCCAGGCCGTCCAGCTTGGCCTGGAGGTAGGCCAGCCAATTCTCCCGCCAGGGCATCAGCCAATCCTGGGGGCCGGCCCGCCAGTGCAGGCTGGGCAGCAGTTTCTTGATTTTGATAACGGGGAAATCATCGCCGATGTCCAGCTTGACCCATTTCCGGCCCAGATGGATAATTGACTCACAGTAGATAATCTCCCGGCCCGCCGCTTGGTCTGTTTCGGGGTTGGTTTGGCCGGGGCTCTCAACCATTGTTGGCGGGACTGGCTGGCTGCCGGTTATGCCGTGATTTTCGTCGTTCATGATTTTTTTCTTTTTAAATGATTCTTATGGTTCTTCTTCATTGATCTCCGCAATTTTCATCGCGGCCCGCAGCAATCCGATCTTAAAATTCAGACTGCGATATCCATCACAAAATCCTTTGCTCCGATGGTCAGGGTTTTCAAGTCAACGCTCAAACATCCCTCGACCGCGTCGTAGATGTTCAGTAAAAATTCCTGCCTGGTTTCGCCCTGGGTCATGCATCCGGGAATGGCCGGGACTTCGGCCCAGAAACCGCCCTCGTCGGCCTGATGGATGACTACTTTTAATTTCATGGAGATACTCCTGTTTTTATTGGCCGTTGTTCCGAGATGAGGCCGCTCATACCGCCAGCAACAGGGCGTTGAAGGTTTCCTCGGGCACGGGCAGCTTGTCTTCCTGCAGAGCAGCGATGTAGCCGTCGATGGCCTCCCGGGCATTGGTGATGGCCTCTTCCTTGGTTTTGCCCTGGGTGATGCAGCCGGGCAGGCTGGGGCATTCAACTACCCAATACCCGTCTTCGCCTTGGTAGATCAATATCTGGCGCATTCATTTGCTCCTTTTGCTGTCGTTCCCCGGGAAATTTTATATGGCCGCTTTTTCCTTCATGGCCTTGATCTCCTCCACCGTGTAGCCCAGCTGGCCCAGGATCTCCTGCTGGTGCTGGCCCAGGGTCGGCGGCGGAGCGTCGATGCTGGCCGGGGTGGTCGAGAACTTGGCCGACAGGTTGAACAGCTTGCGATAAACAGGGTAAGCATACAACCAGTGGGGGTAAAAATCAAGCGAAAAACATGCGTTAACCGCGTACTTCCAATTCGCCTTTTGCATTCATCAAACGGACCGACGCAGCGATGATCCGTTTTCCTATTTTGGCGGAATAAATCCCGCTTCGGGTAGAATTTTTCAGCTTTGCCAGACGTTTAAGCGTCGCTTCAATCCGCTCAATTTTCCGTTTTTGTTTTTCATCATTGGCCACAGCTTTCGGTTGTTTGCCGGTTTTCGATGATTTGCTCTTTGTGTTTTTCATGTTTCAATTCCGTTTTTGTCCTGAATTTCATATAATCATTGCCGCCGTACAATTATCAGGCAAGGCGGCCGCCGGCACATTTTAAATGGCCGCTTTTTCTTTCATGGCCTTGATCTGTTCTGCTGTATATCCCAACTGGCCCAAGATTTCCTGCTGGTGCTGGCCCAAAGTCGGCGGCGGGGCGTCTATACTGGCCGGGGTGGTCGAGAACTTGGCCGACAGGTTGAACAGCTTGAGCTCGCCCAGGTCGGGATCCTTGATGCATTCGATGGTCTGGCGGTACTTAACTTGCTCGGCGTTCAGGGCCTTCTCCAGGCTGAAGATGTCGCCGGTGGGGATGCCCTTGGCGTTCAGCGCTTCTACCCAATATTCCGTGGTCTGCATTTTCAATTTTTCCTCCAGCAGGGGAGTCAGAGCCTTGCGGTTCTTCTTGCGGGTGTCCCGCTCCTGGAACCGGGGATCGGTCAAAAGCTCCGGCACGCCCAGGACGTTGGCCAAATCCTCCCACTGCTTCTGCTGGTTGGCCGCGATGTTGACGTAGCCGTCCTTGGTGACGAAGGCGCCGGAGGGCGCGGCGGTGAAGTTGTCGTTGCCCATGGCCACCGGCTGCTGGCCGCCGATCAGCAGATTTGCCGCCACCCAGCCCATCAGCGGCATGATGGAATCCAGCAGCGCGATGTCGATGAACTGGCCTTGGCCGGTCTTCTCCCGGTAATACAGCGCGGCCATGATGGCGAAGGCAGCGTTGAGGCCGCCCACCGTGTCGCAGACCGGGAAGCCGGCCCTTAAGGGGTGCAGGCGCTCGTCGCCGTTGACGTCCATTACCCCGGACAGGCCCTGGATGATCTGGTCGTAGGCCGGCTTGAAAGCGTCGGGCCCGGCCTGGCCGAACCCGGAGATGGCGCAGTAGACTATTTTGGGATTTATCTTCCTGATCTCGGCGTAAGAGAATCCCAACCGGTCCATCACGCCGGGCCGGAAATTCTCCACCACCACGTCGGCGGTCTTCAGCAGTTTGCGGAAAATCTCCTTGGCCTCTTCGGCCTTCAAATTAAGCGTGATAGACTTCTTGTTGGCGTTCTGGGCCAGAAAAGAAGTTCCCATCAGCTTCTGGTTCAGCTCCGGGACCGCGCCCAGCTTGCGGGCCAGGTCGCCGCCCTCGGGATTTTCGATCTTGATCACCTCGGCCCCCAGCAGGGCCAGGTGCATGGTGGAAAAGGGCCCGGACAGGACGTTGGTCATGTCCAGCACCCGGATGTTCTGCATCATTTTTTTCGGCCTCGGTTTAATAAGTGAGCCGGACTTGAGGATGGCGCCCGGCAGTTCGCGGTTAAAGAAGACGGAGACATCCTTAGCGGTCTCCAGCAGCCGGAACAGGTCAATGTCGGTCCGGATATCGGCCCGCTGCAGGGAGTGGACGAAGTCCTCGGTGCAGACGTTGCCGGCTGCCACCTTGGTAAAGGGGCAGCCTCCCAGGCCGCCCACCGCCGTC
This portion of the candidate division TA06 bacterium genome encodes:
- a CDS encoding restriction endonuclease, with translation MNRWTELSIEYASQRNYLDDLYKVYPIIPEGIRDINKDSWDAVEKAFQNRNNTELIKRLLDLELFPIKDSYVAYLKRDPSSIARNPATVNRLCGRLYDIGINALFDKCSEPKETNRQMGQKFKEWLSKKTLGVDLLPYDEFLESKGNALLDASDNGSKNFAKEHLSYTREKGLDFVARFNGRYVIGEAKFLTDFGSHQDAQFADGISTLKAKRVKAIKIAIMDGVLYIQGDNKMHRFLKKNKEGYNIMSALVLREFLYQL
- a CDS encoding phage integrase N-terminal SAM-like domain-containing protein — protein: MNDENHGITGSQPVPPTMVESPGQTNPETDQAAGREIIYCESIIHLGRKWVKLDIGDDFPVIKIKKLLPSLHWRAGPQDWLMPWRENWLAYLQAKLDGLAEVTDASPPNRRVKRHTDGSRPAGRRTRRSSVQSPALPPEYLELLRQRNYSEATIRVYVSHFNLMLAHTGHRPPQELGPAEIKAYLEYLSGEKGASKSYRTQALSAIKFYYGQVLVPPREI
- a CDS encoding type II toxin-antitoxin system HicB family antitoxin is translated as MKLKVVIHQADEGGFWAEVPAIPGCMTQGETRQEFLLNIYDAVEGCLSVDLKTLTIGAKDFVMDIAV
- a CDS encoding type II toxin-antitoxin system HicB family antitoxin yields the protein MRQILIYQGEDGYWVVECPSLPGCITQGKTKEEAITNAREAIDGYIAALQEDKLPVPEETFNALLLAV
- a CDS encoding hydroxymethylglutaryl-CoA lyase produces the protein MPEIYIHEVGLRDGLQIEKQSVPMDVKIKWIDALMESGLDIIQVGSFVHQEKVPQMADTDALFEHYAKNGKKRPETVLSGLVLNEKGFERGLACGVEMFCMGVSASETHSQKNTGMSPAKAMGQILSMAKKAMDSGKKVQASVQSAFGCGFDGLIPEDKVLDMVKKYLEAGIRNISLADTAGHANPQQVERLFSTIKKMDPKVELACHFHNTYGLGMANCYAAMNAGVKYIETAVGGLGGCPFTKVAAGNVCTEDFVHSLQRADIRTDIDLFRLLETAKDVSVFFNRELPGAILKSGSLIKPRPKKMMQNIRVLDMTNVLSGPFSTMHLALLGAEVIKIENPEGGDLARKLGAVPELNQKLMGTSFLAQNANKKSITLNLKAEEAKEIFRKLLKTADVVVENFRPGVMDRLGFSYAEIRKINPKIVYCAISGFGQAGPDAFKPAYDQIIQGLSGVMDVNGDERLHPLRAGFPVCDTVGGLNAAFAIMAALYYREKTGQGQFIDIALLDSIMPLMGWVAANLLIGGQQPVAMGNDNFTAAPSGAFVTKDGYVNIAANQQKQWEDLANVLGVPELLTDPRFQERDTRKKNRKALTPLLEEKLKMQTTEYWVEALNAKGIPTGDIFSLEKALNAEQVKYRQTIECIKDPDLGELKLFNLSAKFSTTPASIDAPPPTLGQHQQEILGQLGYTAEQIKAMKEKAAI